Below is a genomic region from Leptospira bourretii.
AAATTCAAAACCCAATCATGGGAATACATTTCTTTCAAAGGTTCCATACAAACTAGAACGAATCTACATTTGCCTATCGTAAATGGAATCGAAAAAGCAAACCTGCTTTAATATACGAATTACAAATAATACCCCATTTTGTCGGTTTCTCGAAGTCGTTATAGATTTTTCAATTAAAATTGATCGTGAAACGAATTTACAAACCACAAATAAACCCACTACAAATGGGTTAGATGTAGCTGAACTGCTAGATTTATGTATTTCGTATATAAAGATTGGGATCGGTTATTTATTTACTGCTCAAGGATGGATATGGATATCTTTTCTTGGGTTTTTTCGTAATGGATTTAGGTCATGCCCTGGGACAATCAGGACACCAGGATTTTTAGATTGGAATGCCAATAATTGACCAAGTGAAATCCTTGCAGCTTCTCCATCTGAAGAAATAAAAGGAAGACCAATCGAAGCAGAACGGATGTTATGTTCTGTCCATGCCATGTCACCAGTTAACAAGACTGGTCCAGATCCTAAATTTACCAAAAGAGAAATATGTCCTGGTGTATGCCCTGGTGTGGAAAGAACCAAAATAGATCCGTCTCCCACCAAATCATACGATCCCTCAAAGGATCCAAATTGGTTTTTAGAAGAAAAATCGATTTGAAACCAGTTTGATATGCCATCATACTCAGTGTTCACATAATTATAGTTTGGTGATTCTGTCCCATGTTTTATTTCTCGCCGGTCTGCGACAATTCTCGCATTTGGAAATTCCTCTACTGCCCCAACATGTTCTGGATGAAAGTGAGAAACTAAAAGATCTCGTATAGAATCTGGATTTTTTCCAGTTGTTTTCAATTGGTTGCGGAAGTCCTGACCCCGGTCTTGTTCCATCGGCATGAGTCCCACACGATGTATCCAACCTAAATGTTCAGAGGGATTCGTTGCAATCTCGGAATGGTGTCCTGCTTCAAACGCAACCAAACCGTAGGTTGGATGGGAAATTAAATATGCCGGTTGGTCCATGCTGATTTTCCCTTCGCCGCCAGTGTAAGCAGCCCAGCCATCAATGACCATTCGTCCCGTTTGGAAAACTTCCAGTTTGAGACCTTCAATCGGTTTCTCCAGTTGGACCGGAGGAACTTCTTTCGTATAGGGAATCGCGGCTCTGCTAAAACAGCCAAAAAAAGAAAAAAGAACTACCAAAACAAATATCGGAGTTAGGGATTTCATAATTATCTCTCCACTAAGATTCTTAATGTAAAGATAATTTGATTTTTACTTTGACGTCAAGATAAATTTCGAAAGCCTCCGATTATGGATGCGATGGAAGAAATAATCGAACAATGGCGAAAAGAAATCCCCACACTTTCCCTACGCGGAATGGAAGTATTCGGACGTTTGGGACAAGCGGCCATTCTTGCAAGTGATGCTGTGGAATCTAGTTTAAGCAAATTAGGATTAAAAATGGGAGAATTTGATGTTTTGGCTTCACTTCGTAGATCGGGACCTCCCTTCCAATTAAATCCTACTCAGCTTTGGCAAGGAATGTTACTCTCCTCTGGTGCCATGACCAACCGCTTGGACCGTCTTGAAATAGCAGGTTATATCGAGAGATTTCCCGATCCTAACGATAGGAGAGCCACCTTAGTTTCACTAACAGAAAAAGGTTTAAAACTGATTAACGAAGCTGTTGTTTTGCACACCCAAAACGAAGATGAGTGCATTCAGGATTTTACAGTAGAAGAAATAACTTCCTTAAATTCTCTCTTATCAAAACTAAAACGGTCGATAGAAAAAACAAAGAAATAACAAACGTTTGCCTGTAAATTTCAGATATTTATACTAAATAAAAATTTGTTGGATAGGTGTTTAAAAAACTGAGTTTACTCCGCAGGCAACCAGACAGCAAAACAAGCTCCGTTTGGCACATCCTCCAGTTCAATTTTTCCACCCGTTTGTAAAACAATTTTCTTACAAATATCAAGACCTAAACCCATTCCTTCTCCGTCAGGTTTTGTAGTAAAAAATGGATCAAAAATCTTATCTTTGATTTTGTCAGGAATCCCCGTACCAGAATCAATGATTGAAACTTTGATCCACGGTTCAATCCATTGAATTTTGATTTCTAATGTACCGGCATAACTCATCGCTTGTAATGCGTTGTTCAAAAGATTGATCCAAACTTGATTGAGTTTGTCTCTATTCCCTTTGCACTTTTTGTCGGTTGAATAAGACTTAATTATATTAACTTTACTTAGGTTGTAATGGTAAAGAGACAGTATGGTTTCTATTTCAAAAATAACATCTACAACTGTGTTTCCACTCAAAATATCTTTATCTGTAACCAAATAACTTTTTAGAGCACGAATCACATGTGTCGCTTTTTCTGATGCGACTGAGATGATTTGATTCGAACGATAAGCTGCAGATATTGTTGCAACAGTTTCAAGGATGGTAAGAGAATTTTCGCTTTCTAAGATTTGACTGAGTTCATCGCCTAATCGATAAGCACCAGTTTCAACGACAAGTTGCATATGTTTTCCATATAAATCCATCTTTAATGTTGATGAATATTTTGAAGCGAGATCCTTTTTTATCAATCTTTCTGCCTTTCCTTCAAGGAAGGTTTGGTTTTTGATACTTTCTTCTAACACTTTATTAAATCGAACAGAATCCTCTTTACTAAATCCAAGAATTGTTTCGACGATTTTATTAATTTTATTATTTAGAAAATCAGCAAGAGATTGATTGGAAGAAACTATGGCTCCTAGCGGTGTATTTAATTCGTGGGCCATACCAGCGGCAAGTTGTCCGAGCACTGCTAATTTTTCAGAAGAAAGAAGTCGATCTTGAGCTTCCGTAAGTTCTTTTAAAGTATTCAATAAACTTTGGTTCAATACTTGTAAATATTCATTAGAATTTTTTAATTCTTCTGTTCGAACTTCAACCTGTTTCTTTAAGTTTTCCGAATATTGTTTTTCCAAACGACGCCATTGCACCAACCAAACAACTATAAAAATAGAAACAACTACTCCAAAAGAATAATAAATCCAATCGTAATTTGTTTGAGGATTGGGATCATAAATAAAACCCCGTAGATTCATATTTTTAGGAAGCATTCCGAGATCTGCATACACATCATTGATGTGTTTCCAACGCCCTGGATTCATATAACCCATCTCCACAAGCACTGGTTGGATTAATGGAGTCATTTGTTTTGCTTCAAATAATAGTCTTTCCTTCGAATTTCTTTTAGAGTATTTTTCATAAATCAAATCTACAATTTCTTCCTCATGGCTCATTGCATATTGCCAACCACGAAGACTTGCTTCTCTAAATGCTTTTACTCGATCAGGATGTTCCCGAACCTCGATTTCACTTGTAAAAAAATTATCACCATAAAAATCAATTCCAGCTACACGAGGTGAATATTCTACGAAAGGAAAACCTGCTTTTTTAAAATCATAGGCTTGCGTTGTGGCATATCCTGAAAAGGCATCCACCTTACCCGTTATCAAATCATTTGGATCAAATTTATGCTCTATGAGCTGCAAATCCTTTAGTTCTATACCTTCTTTTTTGAGATAAGCAACTATTTCATCCATCCGAGGAGTTAACATCACTCGTTTGCCAGCTAAGTCATGAATACTTTGAATATTGGAAGTTTTTTTAAAAAACAAAACAGAAGGAGAATGTTGAAAAATGACTGCGAGAACAACCACTGGTTTTCCAGCATATCTTTCTTGGATTAGTTCATTACTCCCTACACCATAATGACCGGGAGATTGAATTACTTTTTCGTGAATACCTTTGATTCCAATTGTACTTTCAAAAATCTCAACATCAAGTCCAAGATCTTTGTAATATCCTTTTTCAAGTGCAGCATAGTATCCAGCGAATTGAAATTGATGGAACCATTTTAGGTGAAGGGTTACTTTCTCTGTTCCAAAAATTGGGGAACAAAATATAAACATAACACAAACAGAGAACACATAGTAACATCTTTTAGAGACAGTGCCCCAGCCCATCATCTGTTTTTTATATAGATTTTTTTTACCAAATCAATAATTAAAATAAAAAATCAGCTTTTAATTTTACTTTTAACTTTGTCTATCCAATCTAAATTTAGCTTTGTTTGTTTTTCAGCATACTCAAGGGTCAAAGACCAATACTCCAAGTCTGGATGTTTTTCCCAATCCGTATCAAGTTCCTTTTGAAAGTTTTTTAATAGTTTTAAATCTTCCTTTTGTTTACGGACTTCTTCTTCTAACTGTTGGGTTAGTAATTTTGGATTCATATGCCTTCCAAAAAAAACTTTAAACAACAATTCATTTCTTTTGTTTGTTTGGATCGGTGATTCGTCCATCCAACGTCGGAATGCCTCAAGTCCAGGACGAGTGATTTTATAAACTTTTTTCTTTTTTCCGTTGTTATCCGTTTTTTCCCATTCTCGAATCAATCCTTCTTCTTCTAACTTTGCCAAAGTGGGATAAATTTGTCCGAAACTTTCGCTCCAGAAAAAACTAATTGTGGACTCAATGTATTTTCGGATTTCATATCCATTCATTTCACATTGAGAAAGGATACCTAACAGTGCATATTGTGTTTTGCTTTCTCGTTTCATTAGATTATTTTAATTCATTAATAAATTGATAGTATGTTGAAACAACTTCTTCTGGCGACTCAATTTGTGGCCAATGTCCTATCTTTTCAGATAAAAAATAAATAGGGCGAGAAGGAAAAACTTTGGAAAAACGATCTGACATATTTAATCCTGAGTTTGGATCTGCTGGTCCACAAATATAACAAAATGGAATCTGGGTATCCAACATAGCGTTTGTCCATCGTTTTTGATAACGAACTTTTTCAAACACCAGTCGGCCAATCAGATAAGCAATCGATTTTCCTTCTTTATAGTTTAAAACTTCCCAAAAGATATCTAACCAATGTTTGTTTGGTTGGGTGGCAGGTCCGAAAACACGAAAAAGCGATGCCTCTACAGATTTTCGACTCATTACCTTACTGATTAATTTTCCAATGACGTTTGGGGTTTGAGATAAAAACCTTTGGATCAGTCTCGGATTGTAAACATCAGAAAAAAGACCTCCATTCATAAACGCAATCGAACGTATTTTAAATTTATTTTTTTCCAGTGAAGACAATATTTCTTGCACAACACTAACAGCTAAATCATGGGCCAAAATATCTGCTTCAGTGATTCCTAAATGATTTGCAACTTCATTTACGATTTCTGCATACTCCTCAAACGAATAACGGTGATTTTGTGGTTTATCGGAAAAACCCATACCTAAAAAATCCAGAAGAATGATTTTTCTATCTTTGGATATTTTTGGAATGACTAAACTCCAATCATAACTATTGAACGGATAACCGTGTAAAAGAAATAAATTCCTTCCTTCTCCTATCGTTCGATAGTAAATAGAAAAACCTTTGAAATTTAAGTATTGTCCATTAGATTCAAATTCATTTAGTTCTTTCTGAAAAAATTTCATACTATTTACCTTGTTTGGCTAAAGATTCAACATCTTTGGTCCATTTCAAAAAGTCTGATTGTTTCCGAGTTCCTACCTGAGCAAAAACGCTTACTTTAACAGGAGACACTCCACAAAACTCCAAAGTCCCAAACTTCAACAACTGAACACCCGGAGATTTGTTAAACCATTTGTAATACCAACTAGGAGCATCCATCGTTACAAAGATACGGGCTGTTTTACCTAACAAAAGTTTTTCGGGAAGGGGAGAGTTTTTCCGATATTTAAAAGAGAATCCCGGTAAAAACACTCGGTCAATCCATGCCTTTAATATCGCAGGCATACTGGCCCACCAACTAGGAAATACAAATACCAAATGGTTTGCATCCGTTATCAACTTTTGACTTCGGATCAAGTCTGGTTCGAGCGTCTGAGGGGAATCTTTTTTATGGCCCATGTGTAAATTATAATCAAAACTTAAATCGGCCAATTTCAGATAGTTCACTGTATGACCCGATTGTTTTGCTGAATTTACATAAGTCTCCGCTAAATGAGCACAAAGTGAATTTGGGTTCGGATGGCCAAGGATAACAAGAATATTCCGTTGGTTGGTTTGCATGGGACCTCATATCTAATAGATATATTTTTAAGCTATATCTATTAGATATGAATTGTCAATCGAATATTTGAAATATTTTTTATTGTTCTGCGCAGTAAAACTTCAAATCACTAGTACAAGCTACATTCAAATTATTGAGTAACGCTACATTATTGCTACTAGAACTACCTACAATTCCGTTCCCAGAGATTGAATTTGTCCAATTGGAACAATTGTTCGGATCTGATTGCCATGAAGTTCCAAATCCAGTCCAAGTGGTCACTCCCGGAGATTCAATTCCATTCACAATTGGTAGGGTAAACAATGAAACTGCATTCGTAGTTCCGATCGGCGTTGTATTGTCGCTTTGAACATAAGATGCGAATGGTTTTAGAACCCAGTCCAATTGGCCATCGCCTACATCTCCCGTGATAGTTGCCCTTCGAATTCCAGAATCAGTTGCAATCATTGCCTTACATTGAGATCCAACAGGGCATTTAGGATCGGAAGAACATGTTGCATCTGCTCCGGCAATCCCACCTAAGTTTCCTTTGGTGAGAGTTGAATTCACAAATAACCTTTTATCGTTATCTAAAATCTGCATTGAGATCAATCTTTCTTGAAGTCGCAAAGTACTATCTGCAGAAGTCGGCACCAGGCGAATTAAAAAATCCCTAGTCCCATTTAATAAGGTATCGTTTACAGCCGTTACAGTAATCATTTTTTCCGAAGGCCAATCATTGGGTGTCCAAACAATTGTAGTTGGGCTGACTGTCGCATAAGAAGGATTCGAAACGACTATATTGACATTCACATCTTCTTTTGGCTCGGACCCAAAACCTAATTTATAAGTTAACGAAGAACCAATGGTAGCATTCCCGCCATGTTCAGAGAGACGACCTGTTGTTGCACTAAGCAATATGCCAACTTGATCTTTGATTGTAATGCCTGGAAAACATGCATCTTTCTGTTCACCAGAAACTGCCATTAGCAAAAAAGTCATGGCAAAGGATTTTGATTTTGGGTCACAAGGATTATTATAGGAATTTTTACTACAAGAAAGGAAAAGAACACTAAATAGAAGAGCTCTAAAAAACATGGAATATCAATCTCTTATTTCTACCAGAACTCGAAATAATTAATTCCAAGCAATGAAAAATATGGGTTATATTCACCAAACGATAATTAAATGCTAATTAAGAACATATGAAGACTATGATTTTTAAACCCAACTTGATTGGAGAGTGCAGAGAGTATTTCGAGAAATTTTCAATTTTTTTGTTAGAAACTAGGTTAAATTTTAATACTCTACGCAAAATAAATTTACAGGGTTATTACAATTAAAATTTCCACCAAAAAGCGTGCTATTTGTAAATTGAGTACGAAACATGTAACCCGTAACAGTATTAGTGTTATCCGTCCAATCACTACAACTATTTGCTCCCAATACCCAACCAGAGTTACTACCAAGCCATGTTCCAGGAGCAGAGGCATCCATCACACTGAAAAAGGGAATTTGTAAAAGTGAAGAGGAATTTGTATTGGCTATCAAAGTTGCATTATCGGTGAGATAATAGTGAGCATTAGGATGTAGAACCCAATCAACCTGGCCGTCACCTAAATTTGCAGATTGAGAGGCTACTCTTGTTGAACCTAAAATCATCGCCTTACATGTCGAACCTGCAGGGCATTTTATATCAGAAGAACATATAGTATCAGCCCCAGAAATTCCGCCAAAAGATCCTCCCATATATGGATTTGTCGAAACAAATAATCGTTTTTCATTGTCCAAAACTTCAATAGGTATAACTACAGGTGTTAGATCTAAATTTTTATCATCCGAATTTGCTATGAGTTGCAGACTAATGTTTCGACTGCCATTCAACAGATTATCATTTTTAGCCGTGATATAAAAAGTCTGTGGAATCGACCACGACTGAGAATCGAATGTAAAATTTAATTGCGATACTGTAATATAAGTTAAGTTCGAAAACACCAATTGGATTTCAACCTTCGACATAGGTTTTCTTCTTAGTTGAACTGTAAAAGTTTGAGAACTACCTAGTGTTAAATCTCCACCACCTTCGGAAACCTTTCCTTCTTTTCTATTCACAAAAATAGCAGATGGATTGAAATCAACTATTCCAGCAGAACAATTGCTAATTTGTATACCTAATAGATTATAAATAATAACAGAATTTTTATAAGAGTCCGAATTGATATCGCAAGCATTGTTTAATGATTTTTCGCGACAGGAAAAAATGAAAAATAAAATAATGATAAATCGAAACATAGAAAATTAATTGTGATTCAAACGATACAAAATTCACAAAAGGAATAATGTTCGCAACCAATATTCAAAATCTATAATTTATTGCCTATGGGTTATCGTATTCCCTAGACCAACAGAAATCAACCCATCGCACATAGTGAAAAACATTACATTTAGTTTCCTTCTCAGAAAAAAGGCCTATTTGGTTTTTAAACCGGCAAGGCCAATACGATCAGTATCTGCATCCTTCAACAAACTCTTTAAATCATCAGGAATGGGCATAGATGCAAAAATTGGCACAGAAACTCCGCCCGTATTCCCAACCGGAATTCGATTGAATAAACTACCGATCCAACCGAATAAAACTCGAATCATTTGACCAAAAATTTCTTTTCCATCCAATGCTCTAATTCCAAACACCAACATTCGAAAGTGAATGCCTGTATGTGAGATTGGATGGTATTGGCCAATGACATGTGCTCTTTCTAAAAAATGCCAAGCTTGCACAAAGTTTTTTTCCTTCAAAGAGACGTGGTAGTTCTCTAATTCTTTCCGATAGGCTTTTCTAAAATCTTCAGGCATTTTAAAATTCATTTTGGTCAACCCACTCACCAATAGTTTATCTTGAAAATCGACAATTCAAAAGATTCTAAGATATGTCCATCCTACTTCAATTAAGAATAAAATCCTTGTATAAAAGGGCTATGATGAGAATATTTTTAATTCAAAATGTGTATTTTTTTTTAACTCAGAAGGACTCAAACCAAAAGATCTACGTAACACTCGATTAAAATGTGGCTGATCAAAAAATCCACCTTCATAGGCAGCATTCATCAAATCTTTTTGTTCGATAAGAGTGAAAATTGCTTTCTGCATTTTTTTCCATAACTTATAACTTGAAAATGTAATACCTGTTTCACTGCGAAACAAATGTCGAAATCGACTGGGAGATAGTTTTGTAATTTTAGAAATTTGTTTCAAAGTGAGTTGGTCTAATTCATCTTGTTGTATGAACGACAGACTATCCTTAATACGATTGTCAATATTTCGTTGGTTTTCTAAAATAAACTTATCTTTGAGTAATTGAAGGATTTTGTTTTTTGCTTCACTTTGGTTTGATTTTAGTTCTGTTTCAAAAAACAAAATATCTGAATTAGAAATAATATCCGTTAAATCAAAAGCAGGATCGCCTTCCTTATGAATAAAACCTGTTTGATAAGACACAGCAAATAACAACGGATCGATCAATAAAATAATAAAACGATCGTTCCCAAAAGTTGTTTCATGACTCACTCCCGAAGGGACCAAAGCTGCTTGTGAATAAAAATCTTTACCATTTTTCCCTCTCAGCAAAAAAGGTTTGTCTAAAGAAAAACAAAACTGATGGTAAAAGTGGCTGTGACGTTTGGTGGCAAAGGATACTCCCGTATATGCGGCCATTTCTTTCCAAACATAAAAGCCTGACTTCTCCTTTGTTTCCATTGCGATTCAATCTGACGAATTCGTTTTTAATGAATTGATAAACTGGACCATTAGATTTTTTACTGATTGTTTCGTAACTTCTTCAGTAATTTCTCCATCGATAGAAACCTTTCCTTTCACTCCAGAAATCAACAAATTGGTTTTTTCCGATAACTTAGCACCGATTGTTTTTAAGACCAATAGTAAAGATTCATGTGCCTTTTCACCAACCGATGCTGCTGTGATAAGTGCCACAGGTTTATCTGTAAACACAACAGAAGAAACTGCCCATTCAATTGCATTTTTCAAAACTCCAGGAATGCTAAATACGTACTCGGGAGAACATATTAAAATCCCATCAGCTTTCTCCACTTCCTTTAAAAAAGTTTTCACTATCTCTGGAGTTTCTTCATCAGAGATTCCAGAAGCAAAAAACGGAAAATTGGCGATCTCATCATACATCATAATTTCACAATCGTCTGCGTAATTATGTTTTAAAGCATTCAGGATTTTTTTATTATAAGAAGAGGAACTAATTCCTCCTGAAATCGCTAGAACTTTGGGTTTTGATTTTGACATAACTGATTAAATTGAAATTCCCATAATTTTTTTAGTTCCATCCATCTCTTTGGTATAAGAAAATAATTTTAAGATAGAAAACTTTTCATATCCGTTGTCTTCCGTTTGGTATTCCCAAAGCCAACCCCACAAACTGCCTCTTTTTACATAACCTCTTTCTATCTCTGTTTTTTCTTGATACAAAGCACCAAGCAAAATATAGGTGGAATATTGGTTATCTGATTTAGTTTTATTATGATAATAACCAAGCCCCGCAAGCACCAATTCGGTATTTTCTTCTTCTGAGTCAAAAAGGTAATATAGAAATGGCCCATACAATCGAGACTTTTCTTTGTTTGCATCGGCAGTTCTTACGATCGGAAAAAAATTATAAGTAGTTTGATAAGACCTATCGTCATAACCTAACCATAACAAAGTGATTCTATTAATTTCTGACTTCCCTTTGTCAAAACCCCACAACAAACCACCAACACTTCGGAACTGATAACTCACTTCTGTATTTTCCGATTCAATTAAATATAAAAAATTATAATAATGGCCTTTTCGATCCCATTTTAGATAATTTAAAAAAGTAAAAGTCGAAAATCCATCTTCGTTCCAATCATTAAATGACAGAGGAATCACTGAAAAACTAGATTTTGTTTTATAAAACGGAAAAATTAAAAGATGAGAAAGTTTTTCATCCTTCTCTAAAGGAATTTCCGGTTTGGTTTTTGCATTAGTGCCATAGTCTCGCTCTTTGTACCATTCCCAATCTATAAACCAAAATAAATTGGTTCTACTTCCGCCATTGTTTTTATTTCTATAAAAAAATGGAGTCACCCAAAAAGTTTTTTCTTTTTCATTAAGATGAGAATTTTTTTCTTCATAAGAAATCCATAAGGGCCAAAACAAAAATTGAATATCAGGATCAGTAGAAGTTTTTGTTTTCCGATAAGATGAAAACAATGTAAACGTATCACTATGTTGGTATTTTTCGGTTCCATAATTCCGATGAACATAAAACGGCAAAACTCTATGTCCAGAATCAATGTCTGATTCATAAACATTCACAAAAGGCCAAAAATAGGATCTTTCTTTACGATTGTTTTCTCTAAGGTCTTCCGTTAAATAGAAATTCAAAAGATAAGCACGGAATTCTGAATCTTTGTCTTTTTGTTTACCATATAGTGGAAATAGTATTTTGTATTCTAGATCATCCGATTGGTAACTAAACCAAATGGGAAAAAAAGGTGGTAATAAAACCACGTTATCTTTTGAAGCTTCATCCCAAGTAAACCAAGCTAGTGGCAACAAACGAATGTGTCTTTTGGTATCTGCCTTTTCATAAGAAAAAATTCCGAAAAGTAACTGGTATCCAAAAAAACTATCACTATTGTCTCGATTAAATTCTCTTTTTTTAACTACCTTGGGCTCGTTTGATTCAATAGAATTTTTTTTATTTATTTGGTTACCACCATTCAGAACTTTGGTTCGCTGTGAATATCCAACCAAATTATATAAAATTCCAAAGTCAAAATCAACATACAAATTCCCTTCGTTTGTTGCGACATTTACATCGACAGAATTTGTTTTCGTATACCATAATAAATTAATGTGATAATCTTCTTCCTCATCGGCATAATTAAAATAGACAGGAAAAATAAAATCAAACTCCTTTCCTGGTTTTCTATACCTTCCAAAAATAGGGAAGGTTACCAATAGACTTTCTTCCTTGGCCTTATTGTTAGAATAATAGACAGGGCCCATCCAATATTCATTTTCATTTGACCTTTG
It encodes:
- a CDS encoding LA_1737 family protein, translating into MVFKFNQYVLVFLFITFPLGIFPKTWPDLESEKEIKVYGSERSAKFTASNIFYDVENWTNHYSVRALGFYRYYDYPKAKTKSIFPFYYHIQSKSDNREYKRILNVNVTKERDAVDQSFYPFVFWGKDTKESYLTTIPFFFSSSNETNSKLGFPVIPLLYYHNRGTSGENKNYYSRLLTFMHFEINEDQGFHKFSFFPLLYYSKNNYLFVPILLYYQNQRSNENEYWMGPVYYSNNKAKEESLLVTFPIFGRYRKPGKEFDFIFPVYFNYADEEEDYHINLLWYTKTNSVDVNVATNEGNLYVDFDFGILYNLVGYSQRTKVLNGGNQINKKNSIESNEPKVVKKREFNRDNSDSFFGYQLLFGIFSYEKADTKRHIRLLPLAWFTWDEASKDNVVLLPPFFPIWFSYQSDDLEYKILFPLYGKQKDKDSEFRAYLLNFYLTEDLRENNRKERSYFWPFVNVYESDIDSGHRVLPFYVHRNYGTEKYQHSDTFTLFSSYRKTKTSTDPDIQFLFWPLWISYEEKNSHLNEKEKTFWVTPFFYRNKNNGGSRTNLFWFIDWEWYKERDYGTNAKTKPEIPLEKDEKLSHLLIFPFYKTKSSFSVIPLSFNDWNEDGFSTFTFLNYLKWDRKGHYYNFLYLIESENTEVSYQFRSVGGLLWGFDKGKSEINRITLLWLGYDDRSYQTTYNFFPIVRTADANKEKSRLYGPFLYYLFDSEEENTELVLAGLGYYHNKTKSDNQYSTYILLGALYQEKTEIERGYVKRGSLWGWLWEYQTEDNGYEKFSILKLFSYTKEMDGTKKIMGISI